In Pseudonocardia cypriaca, a single genomic region encodes these proteins:
- a CDS encoding DUF2264 domain-containing protein — MTGLAPCTGLDRADWLATTDRLLTALRPWASADHATITPPGDPGGYGTRVDGLEGFARSFMGAAFRIAGTEDATSTELAEWYAEGIAAGVDPGNPGRWVRPGEHDQAKVEAAALSLGLHLTRTRIWDRLDQRTRDRVVDYLAELVGAAVPPINWVWFRIVTQTFLRSVGGPWSRADLDHDLAVHESFVRADGWFADGPERAFDHYAGWALHFYPVIWLEMAAGEERAEELRERYLARLDAFLPQAAALVGADGGPLFQGRSLTYRFAAAAPFWAGAIAGSTALSPGELRRAASGVLRHFLDRGVPDEQGLLPLGWHGAWRPIAQRYSGPGSPYWAFKGMAGLALPADHPVWTAREEPLPVEGGDVIEVMPAPGWLVAGTRSDGIVRVVNHGTDHGREGVLVSDPPLYARIGYSTATSPVLSAAGWEEPLDSSVSLLDHEGRASHRAGFRTLAIGATDGAAHGFSIGRAHWVVPTPGQPDHGSGRIGEITAGPEILVGSIVRGPWEVRLARVEGAGANGPLRVTGWPVAPGGAISHVVDLGGLPEHGVVTIPDATPISATTEIPWRASAGAAQAGRWYAAGVLLSRDPAAVAPPAVAFEAGHAAVTWPDGVTSRVELPEVGHGS; from the coding sequence ATGACCGGGCTCGCGCCCTGCACCGGGCTCGACCGCGCCGACTGGCTGGCGACCACCGACCGGCTGCTGACCGCCCTGCGTCCTTGGGCGAGCGCTGACCACGCGACGATCACGCCGCCCGGTGACCCCGGTGGCTACGGCACGCGCGTCGACGGGCTCGAGGGGTTCGCGCGCAGCTTCATGGGCGCGGCCTTCCGCATCGCGGGCACCGAGGACGCGACGAGCACCGAGCTCGCCGAGTGGTACGCCGAGGGGATCGCGGCAGGCGTCGACCCGGGCAACCCCGGGCGCTGGGTCCGCCCCGGGGAGCACGACCAGGCCAAGGTCGAGGCCGCGGCGCTCTCCCTCGGACTGCACCTGACCAGGACGCGGATCTGGGACCGGCTCGACCAGCGGACCCGGGACCGTGTCGTCGACTACCTCGCCGAGCTGGTCGGCGCCGCGGTGCCACCGATCAACTGGGTGTGGTTCCGGATCGTCACGCAGACGTTCCTCCGCAGCGTCGGCGGCCCCTGGAGCCGGGCCGACCTCGATCACGACCTCGCGGTGCACGAGAGCTTCGTGCGGGCCGACGGCTGGTTCGCCGACGGCCCCGAGCGGGCGTTCGACCACTACGCGGGCTGGGCCCTGCACTTCTACCCCGTGATCTGGCTGGAGATGGCCGCGGGGGAGGAGCGCGCCGAGGAGCTGCGGGAGCGCTACCTCGCCCGGCTCGACGCGTTCCTCCCGCAAGCGGCGGCGCTCGTCGGGGCGGACGGCGGGCCGCTGTTCCAGGGCCGCAGCCTCACCTACCGCTTCGCGGCCGCCGCGCCCTTCTGGGCGGGGGCGATCGCCGGCAGCACCGCGCTCTCCCCGGGCGAGCTGCGCCGCGCCGCGAGCGGCGTCCTGCGCCACTTCCTCGACCGCGGCGTGCCGGACGAGCAGGGCCTGCTCCCGCTGGGCTGGCACGGGGCGTGGCGCCCCATCGCGCAGCGGTACTCCGGACCCGGCTCCCCGTACTGGGCGTTCAAGGGGATGGCGGGTCTCGCCCTCCCCGCCGACCACCCGGTGTGGACGGCGCGCGAGGAGCCACTACCGGTCGAGGGCGGCGACGTCATCGAAGTCATGCCGGCGCCGGGATGGCTGGTCGCCGGGACCCGGTCCGACGGCATCGTCCGCGTCGTCAACCACGGCACCGACCACGGCCGGGAGGGCGTGCTCGTCTCCGACCCACCGCTCTACGCGCGCATCGGCTACTCCACCGCCACGAGCCCCGTGCTGTCGGCGGCGGGCTGGGAGGAGCCGCTCGACTCCAGCGTGAGCCTCCTCGACCACGAAGGACGCGCCTCCCACCGGGCGGGGTTCCGCACCCTCGCGATCGGTGCGACCGACGGGGCCGCCCACGGGTTCTCGATCGGCCGGGCGCACTGGGTCGTGCCCACCCCCGGTCAGCCCGACCACGGCTCCGGGCGCATCGGGGAGATCACTGCCGGACCCGAGATCCTGGTGGGCTCGATCGTGCGTGGTCCGTGGGAGGTGCGGCTCGCCCGGGTCGAGGGGGCGGGCGCGAACGGTCCGTTGCGCGTGACGGGTTGGCCGGTCGCACCCGGCGGTGCGATCTCGCACGTCGTCGACCTGGGCGGGCTCCCGGAGCACGGGGTCGTCACGATCCCCGACGCGACGCCGATCTCCGCGACCACGGAGATCCCGTGGCGCGCGAGCGCGGGTGCTGCGCAGGCGGGGCGCTGGTACGCGGCCGGGGTCCTGCTGTCCCGCGACCCCGCTGCGGTCGCGCCACCCGCCGTCGCGTTCGAGGCCGGGCACGCGGCCGTGACCTGGCCGGACGGCGTCACGAGCCGGGTCGAGCTGCCGGAGGTGGGCCACGGTTCCTGA
- a CDS encoding FMN-binding negative transcriptional regulator has product MHRALDPFAVDADAAALVARHPLATLVTPFGDTIHVSHLPLLLSAAPGDRAVVIGHLSRANPHTEALAAGAPSVAVFHGPQGYLSSSWYDGRDMAPTWCYVAVHVHGRPTLSGDDAHTLRCVRALVEHLERGRPGEWRMTELGDAGIARRVPRIVGFEIPVTRAEMRWMLGEGERPSDLTAAIEHLRAEQPELVAAIATANDLPLPSDGRQ; this is encoded by the coding sequence TTGCACCGTGCCCTCGACCCGTTCGCCGTCGACGCGGACGCGGCCGCCCTCGTGGCCCGGCATCCGCTGGCCACCCTGGTCACGCCGTTCGGCGACACGATCCACGTCTCGCACCTCCCGTTGCTGCTGTCGGCCGCACCGGGGGACCGCGCCGTCGTCATCGGTCACCTCTCGCGAGCCAACCCGCACACGGAGGCGCTCGCCGCGGGCGCCCCGAGCGTCGCGGTGTTCCACGGTCCGCAGGGCTACCTGTCCTCGTCCTGGTACGACGGACGCGACATGGCACCCACGTGGTGCTACGTCGCAGTCCACGTGCACGGCAGGCCCACCTTGTCGGGAGACGACGCGCACACGCTCCGGTGCGTCCGGGCGCTCGTCGAGCACCTCGAGCGGGGCCGGCCCGGTGAGTGGCGGATGACCGAGCTCGGCGACGCCGGTATCGCGCGGCGGGTGCCGAGGATCGTCGGCTTCGAGATCCCGGTGACGCGCGCGGAGATGCGGTGGATGCTCGGCGAGGGTGAACGGCCGAGCGATCTCACCGCCGCGATCGAGCACCTGCGTGCCGAGCAGCCCGAGCTCGTCGCGGCCATCGCCACCGCGAACGACCTGCCGTTGCCGTCTGACGGCCGGCAGTAG
- a CDS encoding carbohydrate ABC transporter permease — protein sequence MTVTPETVSSTAPALRKRRPPEPAAGTRRRSLRPTLTGWSFILPNFLGFALLTLVPMVFGLALSFMEWSPWGDPEWVGFENFERMFRSSTFWIALWNTTYYAAGHIPLTIVVSLGLALLLNRTLSGLGFFRTAFFLPYVTSLVAVAVVWNMLFNPTSGPVNQFLQFVGVTDPPGWTSSTAWAMPAVIVASVWRDMGYYMVLFLAGLQTIPTELYEAARVDGANAWQRFRNITLPGLRPTTFFVLIMCTVASFKVFDLIVVMTDGGPGRATKVLSQLIYEEGIREGRFGLASAISLVLFVLVAGFTVLQFVIQRHREDR from the coding sequence ATGACGGTGACCCCTGAGACGGTCAGCAGCACAGCACCGGCCCTGCGGAAGCGACGTCCGCCCGAACCCGCGGCCGGCACGCGACGCCGCTCGCTGCGCCCCACCCTCACCGGGTGGAGCTTCATCCTGCCCAACTTCCTGGGCTTCGCCCTGCTCACGCTGGTGCCGATGGTGTTCGGGCTCGCGCTGTCCTTCATGGAGTGGAGCCCGTGGGGCGACCCGGAATGGGTCGGGTTCGAGAACTTCGAGCGGATGTTCCGCAGCTCGACGTTCTGGATCGCGCTCTGGAACACCACCTACTACGCGGCGGGGCACATCCCGCTCACCATCGTGGTCTCGCTCGGCCTCGCGCTCCTGCTCAACCGCACGCTGTCCGGCCTCGGCTTCTTCCGCACGGCGTTCTTCCTGCCGTACGTCACGTCGCTGGTCGCGGTCGCGGTGGTGTGGAACATGCTCTTCAACCCCACCTCGGGGCCGGTCAACCAGTTCCTGCAGTTCGTCGGGGTGACCGACCCGCCGGGCTGGACGTCGAGCACGGCGTGGGCCATGCCCGCGGTGATCGTCGCGAGCGTCTGGCGGGACATGGGCTACTACATGGTGCTCTTCCTGGCCGGCCTGCAGACGATCCCGACCGAGCTCTACGAGGCGGCCAGGGTGGACGGCGCGAACGCGTGGCAGCGGTTCCGGAACATCACGCTGCCCGGGCTGCGACCGACCACCTTCTTCGTGCTGATCATGTGCACCGTCGCGAGCTTCAAGGTCTTCGACCTCATCGTGGTGATGACCGACGGCGGGCCCGGCCGCGCGACGAAGGTGCTCTCCCAGCTCATCTACGAGGAGGGCATCCGCGAGGGGCGCTTCGGCCTCGCCTCGGCGATCTCGCTCGTGCTCTTCGTGCTCGTCGCCGGGTTCACGGTGCTGCAGTTCGTGATCCAGCGACACCGGGAGGACCGATGA
- a CDS encoding ferredoxin-NADPH reductase, whose amino-acid sequence MRDDLRAVLRRPETYDAVFAVAYLGLGAAACLGVAVLPLVAALTLLADPLTAWPALLVTALPLGAGIAAAFHAFAAARERGVPAPFRDAWHGVRRHAGRASAVWALLCTLLLVVIVDVHAVWGTPWAAVIGPVLAVLVLLGVPTALLALTGLSGVPGLPLPALLRASAWLAVRRAPLTLLSLVVLAGWGMVVLAQPVLGLLGVGGFALYVLWSNATVAWTGAVAVAARPGFRRL is encoded by the coding sequence GTGAGGGACGACCTGCGCGCCGTGCTGCGGCGGCCGGAGACATACGACGCGGTCTTCGCCGTCGCCTACCTCGGGCTGGGTGCGGCGGCGTGTCTCGGCGTCGCGGTGCTGCCCCTCGTCGCCGCGCTCACGCTGCTCGCCGACCCCCTCACGGCGTGGCCGGCCCTGCTCGTCACCGCGCTCCCGCTCGGTGCCGGCATCGCCGCCGCGTTCCACGCGTTCGCGGCGGCGCGGGAGCGGGGGGTTCCCGCGCCGTTCCGCGACGCCTGGCACGGGGTGCGCCGCCACGCCGGGCGGGCCTCCGCGGTGTGGGCGCTGCTGTGCACCCTGCTGCTCGTCGTGATCGTGGACGTCCACGCCGTCTGGGGCACGCCGTGGGCCGCCGTGATCGGTCCCGTCCTGGCCGTGCTCGTGCTGCTCGGCGTGCCGACCGCGCTCCTCGCGCTCACCGGCCTCAGCGGGGTGCCGGGCCTGCCGCTGCCCGCGCTGCTGCGGGCGTCGGCCTGGCTGGCGGTCCGGCGGGCTCCGCTGACGCTGCTCTCGCTCGTCGTGCTGGCCGGTTGGGGCATGGTGGTACTGGCGCAGCCGGTGCTCGGCCTGCTCGGCGTCGGCGGCTTCGCGCTCTACGTGCTCTGGAGCAACGCGACCGTGGCCTGGACGGGCGCCGTCGCCGTGGCGGCGCGGCCCGGCTTCCGCCGTCTGTAG
- a CDS encoding ABC transporter substrate-binding protein, with amino-acid sequence MKRYPSALAAIAAASAVALAGCSSPASETVDPSAPVTLTVSAWNLDKTPEFNALFEAFEAAHPNVTIQPVEILADDYPEKVATMLAGGDTTDVLTMKNVIDYARYANRGQLLDLTDFVGGLEKDKIAGLEPFDIDGKYAAVPYRQDFWVLYYNKKLFDEAGLPYPDHLTWAQYSELAKKLTSGTTPDGQKVYGTYHHIWRSVVQATAAAQTGGDQLSGDYEFFSDQYALALDLQNAGAALDWGTAKTQKVNYRSMFETGQTAMLPMGTWYIAGIKAAIEGGTSSVEWGMAPMPQISSGGETATFGSPTAFAVNEKAKNVEVAKEFIRFATGEEGAKVLAGIGVVPAYGSDAVTAAFTALPADELSRTTFTENKKVVLEMPVSDVTSDIDTILNEEHELIMAGQKSIADGIRDAGDRVKNEVL; translated from the coding sequence ATGAAGCGCTACCCATCGGCCCTCGCCGCGATCGCGGCCGCGAGCGCCGTCGCCCTCGCGGGCTGCTCGTCACCCGCCTCCGAGACGGTGGACCCGTCGGCTCCGGTGACCCTCACCGTGTCGGCCTGGAACCTGGACAAGACCCCGGAGTTCAACGCCCTGTTCGAGGCGTTCGAGGCGGCGCACCCGAACGTCACGATCCAGCCGGTCGAGATCCTCGCGGACGACTACCCGGAGAAGGTCGCCACGATGCTCGCCGGTGGTGACACCACCGACGTGCTGACGATGAAGAACGTCATCGACTACGCCCGCTACGCCAACCGCGGCCAGCTGCTCGACCTCACCGACTTCGTCGGCGGGCTGGAGAAGGACAAGATCGCCGGACTCGAGCCGTTCGACATCGACGGCAAGTACGCCGCGGTGCCCTACCGCCAGGACTTCTGGGTGCTCTACTACAACAAGAAGCTCTTCGACGAGGCCGGCCTGCCCTACCCGGACCACCTCACCTGGGCCCAGTACAGCGAGCTCGCGAAGAAGCTGACGAGCGGCACCACCCCCGACGGCCAGAAGGTCTACGGCACCTACCACCACATCTGGCGCTCGGTCGTCCAGGCGACCGCGGCCGCGCAGACCGGCGGTGACCAGCTCAGCGGCGACTACGAGTTCTTCTCCGACCAGTACGCGCTGGCGCTGGACCTGCAGAACGCCGGTGCCGCTCTCGACTGGGGGACGGCCAAGACGCAGAAGGTCAACTACCGGTCGATGTTCGAGACCGGGCAGACCGCGATGCTCCCGATGGGCACCTGGTACATCGCGGGCATCAAGGCCGCGATCGAGGGCGGCACGAGCTCTGTCGAGTGGGGCATGGCGCCCATGCCGCAGATCAGCTCCGGCGGTGAGACGGCGACCTTCGGTTCGCCGACGGCGTTCGCGGTCAACGAGAAGGCCAAGAACGTCGAGGTGGCGAAGGAGTTCATCAGGTTCGCGACCGGTGAGGAGGGCGCCAAGGTGCTCGCCGGGATCGGCGTCGTGCCCGCCTACGGCTCCGACGCCGTCACGGCCGCCTTCACGGCGCTGCCGGCCGACGAGCTGTCGAGGACGACCTTCACCGAGAACAAGAAGGTCGTCCTCGAGATGCCGGTCAGCGACGTGACCAGCGACATCGACACGATCCTCAACGAGGAGCACGAGCTGATCATGGCGGGCCAGAAGTCGATCGCCGACGGGATCCGGGACGCAGGCGACCGCGTCAAGAACGAGGTCCTCTGA
- a CDS encoding carboxylesterase/lipase family protein: MIAQVRTSAGIVRGRWEDGVAVFRGVPFAAPPVGPNRFLAPHPVAPWDGVRDATRFGPPPPQPGRATDGDEWLNLAVWTPDPGRSGLPVVVWISGGTYLNCDTANPHLTGGAMAAAGAVVVSANYRTGTEGFARLDGAPDNRGLLDQVAALRWVHDNITAFGGDPGNVTVLGQSAGAGSIAALLVMPAAAGLFGRAILQSLPGTYFTPGLATDIAGEITAELGRLPRADDLADVAPDDLVAAAARVTERLPQRAERWGPVAYTPTPFSPVVDGEVLPAPPWAALAGGAARDVDLLVGHTRDEFGLLAQRLGEIDDAEVDTLLDGLAPTPGARRYRAAYPSLSPDELRDTAMSDWLWRMPALHLAEAAHAGGTRVWLYELCWGFSSVGASHSLDTLLVFGTTHIRTGLVEAGPHAVARADRLSVLMRAEHVSFATTGDPGWARYRPDRRVTRVYDADPAVTRYPEERSREIWRDRRFGALDLRR; encoded by the coding sequence ATGATCGCGCAGGTACGCACGTCCGCCGGGATCGTCCGTGGGCGCTGGGAGGACGGCGTCGCCGTGTTCCGCGGCGTTCCGTTCGCCGCTCCACCGGTCGGGCCGAACCGGTTCCTCGCGCCCCACCCGGTGGCGCCCTGGGACGGGGTCCGGGACGCCACCCGGTTCGGCCCGCCGCCACCGCAACCGGGCCGGGCGACCGACGGCGACGAGTGGCTGAACCTCGCCGTCTGGACGCCCGACCCGGGACGGTCCGGGCTGCCGGTCGTGGTGTGGATCAGCGGCGGCACGTACCTGAACTGCGACACGGCGAACCCGCACCTCACCGGCGGGGCTATGGCCGCAGCCGGGGCGGTGGTGGTGAGCGCCAACTACCGCACCGGGACCGAGGGCTTCGCCCGGCTCGACGGCGCACCGGACAACCGCGGCCTGCTCGACCAGGTCGCCGCCCTGCGCTGGGTGCACGACAACATCACCGCCTTCGGCGGCGACCCGGGCAACGTCACCGTCCTCGGCCAGTCCGCCGGGGCCGGCTCGATCGCCGCGCTGCTGGTGATGCCGGCGGCGGCAGGCCTGTTCGGGCGCGCGATCCTGCAGAGCCTCCCGGGCACCTACTTCACCCCCGGCCTCGCCACCGACATCGCGGGCGAGATCACCGCCGAGCTCGGCCGGCTGCCGCGAGCCGATGATCTCGCGGACGTCGCGCCCGATGATCTCGTCGCAGCGGCCGCGCGCGTGACCGAGCGGTTGCCGCAGCGCGCGGAGCGGTGGGGGCCGGTGGCGTACACGCCCACCCCGTTCTCCCCGGTCGTCGACGGCGAGGTCCTGCCCGCACCCCCGTGGGCCGCGCTCGCGGGCGGAGCGGCCCGGGACGTCGACCTGCTGGTCGGGCACACCCGCGACGAGTTCGGCCTGCTCGCCCAGCGGCTCGGCGAGATCGACGACGCCGAGGTCGACACGTTGCTGGACGGACTGGCCCCGACACCGGGCGCGCGCCGTTACCGGGCGGCCTACCCGTCCCTCTCCCCCGACGAGCTGCGCGACACGGCGATGTCGGACTGGCTGTGGCGGATGCCCGCCCTCCACCTCGCCGAGGCGGCCCACGCCGGCGGGACGCGGGTGTGGCTCTACGAGCTCTGCTGGGGGTTCAGCTCCGTCGGCGCCTCGCACAGCCTGGACACCCTGCTCGTGTTCGGCACCACCCACATCCGGACCGGCCTCGTGGAGGCCGGCCCGCACGCCGTGGCCCGGGCCGACCGGCTGTCGGTGCTGATGCGCGCCGAGCACGTCTCGTTCGCCACCACCGGCGACCCGGGCTGGGCACGCTACCGGCCCGACCGGCGCGTCACCCGCGTGTACGACGCCGACCCCGCGGTCACCCGCTACCCGGAGGAGCGGTCACGCGAGATCTGGCGGGATCGCCGCTTCGGCGCCCTGGACCTGAGGAGATAG
- a CDS encoding carbohydrate ABC transporter permease, translating to MTANLTAPVARKPTTNAPSGPRRPPGRARVRAAVHSVLLAGLCLLVLVPFVWMISSSLKHDNQVFTVPTQWIPREFVWSNYADIWTQIPMLAYLRNSAFLAITISFLQVLTGSFAAYGFAKLRFPGRDWLFLAYLATIAVPWQAYMIPQYLIMEKLGLVNTHLSIILLQAFGAFGVFLMRQYYQSIPDELIEAARIDGLSEYRIWWRIMLPLSRPAIASLGLLTFVATWNDYMGPFIYFTSNELWTVQLGLRSFVGQYDAAYAMIMTGSVISVVPVVLVFLLGQRHFIQGIATSGLKG from the coding sequence ATGACCGCGAACCTCACGGCACCCGTTGCGCGGAAGCCGACGACGAACGCCCCGAGCGGTCCGCGGCGCCCGCCCGGCCGGGCCCGGGTCCGGGCGGCCGTCCACTCCGTCCTGCTGGCGGGCCTGTGCCTGCTCGTGCTGGTGCCGTTCGTGTGGATGATCTCCTCGTCGCTCAAGCACGACAACCAGGTCTTCACGGTCCCGACGCAGTGGATCCCGCGCGAGTTCGTCTGGTCGAACTACGCCGACATCTGGACGCAGATCCCGATGCTCGCCTACCTGCGCAACTCGGCGTTCCTCGCGATCACCATCTCGTTCCTGCAGGTGCTCACCGGGAGCTTCGCCGCCTACGGGTTCGCCAAGCTGCGCTTCCCCGGCCGGGACTGGCTCTTCCTCGCCTACCTCGCGACGATCGCGGTGCCGTGGCAGGCCTACATGATCCCGCAGTACCTGATCATGGAGAAGCTCGGCCTGGTGAACACGCACCTGTCGATCATCCTGCTGCAGGCCTTCGGCGCCTTCGGTGTGTTCCTGATGCGCCAGTACTACCAGTCGATCCCCGACGAGCTGATCGAGGCGGCGCGCATCGACGGGCTGAGCGAGTACCGCATCTGGTGGCGGATCATGCTGCCGCTGTCCCGCCCGGCCATCGCGAGCCTCGGACTGCTCACGTTCGTGGCGACCTGGAACGACTACATGGGCCCGTTCATCTACTTCACGAGCAACGAGCTGTGGACGGTCCAGCTGGGGCTGCGCTCGTTCGTCGGGCAGTACGACGCGGCCTACGCGATGATCATGACGGGCTCGGTGATCTCGGTGGTCCCGGTCGTGCTCGTGTTCCTGCTCGGGCAGCGGCACTTCATCCAGGGCATCGCGACGAGCGGGCTCAAGGGGTGA
- a CDS encoding zinc-dependent alcohol dehydrogenase family protein, which yields MRGAVMHAPGDVRVETRDDPAIVAPTDAIVRLSATCVCGSDLWPYRGIDPVESPTPMGHEYAGIVEAVGDEVRTIEPGQFVVGSFFASDNTCEICRAGYQTSCVQRQPGAATGGQAEYTRVPLADGTLVATPDVPADDLVPSLLAASDVLGTGWFGAVAAEAGPGRTVAVVGDGAVGLLAVLAATQLGAGRVIAMSRHEPRQELALEYGATDIVTERGDDGVARIKELTGGLGAHSVVEAVGTQESMMQAIRSTRPGGHVGYVGVAHDVQLPGEELFFSHVHLHGGPAPVRRFLPELIDLIWNRRIDPGKVFDLELPLDDAAEAYRAMDERRAIKALLRV from the coding sequence ATGCGTGGTGCCGTGATGCACGCCCCCGGCGACGTACGGGTGGAGACGCGCGATGACCCGGCGATCGTCGCCCCGACCGATGCGATCGTCCGCCTGTCCGCGACGTGCGTGTGCGGGTCGGACCTGTGGCCCTACCGCGGCATCGACCCGGTCGAGAGCCCGACGCCGATGGGCCACGAGTACGCCGGCATCGTCGAGGCGGTCGGCGACGAGGTGCGGACGATCGAGCCGGGCCAGTTCGTGGTCGGCTCGTTCTTCGCGTCGGACAACACGTGCGAGATCTGCCGGGCCGGCTACCAGACCTCCTGCGTCCAGCGGCAGCCCGGAGCCGCGACCGGCGGACAGGCCGAGTACACGCGGGTCCCGCTGGCCGACGGCACCCTGGTCGCCACGCCGGACGTGCCCGCGGACGACCTGGTCCCGAGCCTCTTGGCCGCGTCGGACGTGCTGGGCACCGGCTGGTTCGGCGCGGTCGCCGCAGAAGCCGGTCCCGGCAGGACGGTGGCCGTGGTCGGGGACGGCGCGGTCGGGTTGCTCGCGGTCCTGGCCGCCACGCAGCTCGGCGCGGGGCGGGTCATCGCGATGAGCCGCCACGAGCCGCGGCAGGAGCTCGCCCTCGAGTACGGGGCGACCGACATCGTCACCGAGCGCGGCGACGATGGCGTCGCACGGATCAAGGAGCTGACCGGCGGGCTCGGGGCGCACTCGGTCGTGGAGGCCGTCGGCACGCAGGAGTCGATGATGCAGGCCATCCGGTCGACCCGGCCGGGCGGGCACGTCGGGTACGTCGGCGTGGCCCACGACGTCCAGCTCCCCGGTGAGGAGCTGTTCTTCTCCCACGTGCACCTGCACGGCGGGCCCGCGCCGGTGCGGCGGTTCCTGCCCGAGCTGATCGACCTGATCTGGAACCGGCGGATCGACCCCGGCAAGGTCTTCGACCTGGAGCTGCCCCTCGACGACGCGGCCGAGGCCTACCGGGCGATGGACGAGCGCCGCGCGATCAAGGCGCTCCTGCGCGTCTGA
- a CDS encoding erythromycin esterase family protein, translating to MTSTSFRVLPALAGAVLAVVGLLAGCGATPAEEPVTDWITRTAVPLDSVVPGPEPADLAPLAGSIGDARIVGLGESTHGVAEEITLKHRVLRLLVEQLGFRSVAWEDDWTLGLEINKFLRTGSGSVEELVSRMSPQWQSREVTDVLRWLRAFNSDRVDQVQFVGVEYYATPAQAYDTLDTYVGRVAPERLPALRDHLAAIRPAGTNIYEHIQRYAGVPDKQPHVDHAQQAHDIVDALPHGPADREHQLAVHTAAQIVSFHRHYQLSDADGLGYRDEHAAQNLRWWTELTGDRTVYWAASPHTANAPQLRISGPPGPDMRFASAGSHLRRWYGPQYRSIGCTVGHGAANLGPGQDAVLPEPGSDRFERPLRDAGLTTFALDLRAPAPPAVREWLDSPATFRGLPDHGPDGVIDGGAPAQWFDVIVHHQIATPTTPAT from the coding sequence ATGACCTCGACATCGTTTCGCGTTCTCCCGGCCCTCGCGGGGGCGGTGCTCGCGGTCGTCGGGTTGCTCGCCGGATGCGGCGCAACTCCCGCCGAGGAGCCGGTGACCGACTGGATCACCCGTACCGCGGTCCCGCTGGACAGCGTCGTGCCCGGACCCGAGCCGGCCGATCTCGCGCCGCTCGCCGGCTCGATCGGCGACGCGCGGATCGTCGGGCTCGGCGAGTCGACCCACGGTGTGGCCGAGGAGATCACCCTGAAGCACCGGGTCCTGCGCCTGCTGGTCGAGCAGCTGGGGTTCCGCTCGGTGGCGTGGGAGGACGACTGGACGCTGGGCCTGGAGATCAACAAATTCCTGCGCACCGGCTCCGGCAGCGTGGAGGAGCTGGTGAGCCGGATGAGCCCGCAGTGGCAGTCCCGAGAGGTCACCGACGTGCTGCGCTGGCTGCGCGCGTTCAACAGCGACCGCGTCGACCAGGTGCAGTTCGTCGGGGTCGAGTACTACGCGACCCCGGCGCAGGCCTACGACACCCTCGACACCTACGTCGGCCGCGTCGCGCCCGAGCGGCTGCCGGCCCTGCGCGATCACCTCGCAGCGATCCGGCCCGCAGGGACGAACATCTACGAGCACATCCAGCGGTACGCGGGCGTCCCCGACAAGCAGCCCCACGTGGACCACGCCCAGCAGGCCCACGACATCGTCGACGCACTCCCGCACGGCCCGGCCGACCGCGAGCACCAGCTGGCCGTCCACACCGCGGCGCAGATCGTCTCGTTCCACCGGCACTACCAGCTCTCCGACGCCGACGGCCTCGGGTACCGCGACGAGCACGCGGCGCAGAACCTGCGGTGGTGGACCGAGCTCACCGGCGACCGGACCGTCTACTGGGCGGCCAGCCCGCACACGGCCAACGCGCCGCAGCTGCGGATCAGCGGCCCACCCGGCCCGGACATGCGCTTCGCGAGCGCGGGTTCCCACCTACGCCGCTGGTACGGGCCGCAGTACCGGTCCATCGGTTGCACCGTCGGCCACGGCGCGGCGAACCTCGGTCCTGGCCAGGACGCGGTCCTGCCCGAACCCGGCTCCGACCGTTTCGAGCGCCCGTTGAGGGACGCGGGGCTCACCACGTTCGCCCTCGACCTGCGCGCGCCGGCGCCTCCCGCGGTCCGGGAGTGGCTGGACTCCCCGGCCACGTTCCGCGGACTGCCGGATCACGGACCCGACGGCGTCATCGACGGCGGCGCGCCCGCGCAGTGGTTCGACGTGATCGTCCACCACCAGATCGCCACACCCACCACGCCCGCGACGTGA